ataacacttcactattgttcacaaaacacatcactcttattctgattttacttcactcttgttcacaaaacacatcactcttattctgattttacttcactcttgttcagaaaacacttcactcttgttcacaaaacacatcactcttattctgattttacttcactcttgttcacaaaacacatcactcttattctgattttacttcactcttgttcagaaaacacttcactcttgttcacaaaacacatcactcttattctgattttacttcactcttgttcacaaaacacatcactcttattcacaaaacacatcactcttattctgattttacttcactcttgttcacaaaacacttcactcttgttcagaaaacacttcactcttatgttttgtaaacaagagtgaagtaaaatcatattaagagtgatgtgttttgtaaacaagagtgatgttatttgtaaacaagagtgaagtaaaatcatgctaagagtgacgtgttttgtaaacaagagtgaagtaaaatcatgctaagagtgatgtgttctgtaaataacagtgaaataaaatcataataagagtgatgtgttttgtaaacaagagtgaagtaaaatcataataagagtgatgtgttttgtaaacaagagtgaagtaaagaaCAGTATTAATATGTTGAGCAACAAATAATGAACTCACTGTGccatttcatcaaacacataCTGTGCTCATATTAATATACATCTATTCTTCTTTATCTTACAATGAATCTAACCAAGAGATTTAtagggaaaaaaaatatatattctaaACTACTAACATCAATATTGCTACGACTAATTTCATCCCAATTTGAATGAAACAATGATTCCTCAACTTTAATTAAACCTCCATTAATCAATTCATAATTCAACTCAACAACTCCTTCAATTCCCATTCCATTGTCCCTCACCGTTTTCCAACCCTCCTCCCTCGCGGCCGCCGAGAAAACAAAATTCAATCCATCTCCGATCAAGCACCCGATCCTCCGGTTGGAGAGTCCAAAGTCGAAGGACTCTCTGTTAGATCCCAACTCGGATGGTACCATTTCATTAACCTTTTTCGGCCCTCAGATTCCGCCGCCGCCAGAAAGCTCGCGCCGACTTCTTCAAACCGCCGACGAATCCAGCTCTCTTGGCTCTCCAGAGCGTGATCACCACCGTGAAACGCCTCCACTTCGGTGCCgcggagaagatgaagaagaacgATCTCAGCATCTTGTTTTTTCTGTTCTGGAGCAGAACATCGACAATCTCAATCTGGAAGAAAATGAATCACGTATGAGCTAAtgaatttcataatgtaatttccaaaaataccctcaacatattttctattattaaaacaaatctcagccacacattttaatggaataatattatttattttaattatagaaaatatgctgagggtattttaggaaattacattatgaatTTAAACATGCGTCTTACATGCTATCAAATTCATTCAAATCTGCGAATTCGGATCATCCAGCAGCTCCGCCagctccttctcctcctcctcgaaCAGCGAGTGCCTCAGATCTGGATATTTATCATCATCGTCGTCGCCGCCACCGTAGAATTCTCGTATAGTTTCACATCCGCCGCTGATGTCTTTGCAGCAGCTGGCCGCGGAGTTGCTGCTGTAGAGGACGATCGCCTTGCTCGGATCATTGTCGTCGATTTCGTCACCAGAttcgtggtggtggtggtggaaaaTGTGGTTGATCTTGGTGGTGATGGTGGCGATGGAGAAGCTTTTCTTCTTGGAGATAAGCGTGAGAGATGTGAGCATGAGGAGCGCTCTCATGGCGTCGGTTTTGCTTCTGACGGCTATGCATTTGGCTCTGGTCATGCAACCCACCATTGATATCAGCTGCTTCAACCTCGAACTTTTTTCCTTCATGGTTAATTACTCTGTGATCTCAACACTGACTTGCTAAAGGAGTGGTCACTATATATACTTTTGTGTATGTAGTGAATTTCTTATGTAGAAGTTTAAGATAGAGCATTTGTTTTTATCTATGTATTAATGTCACAACTTTTTGTTGTTTCGATTTTGAAATATCTTTGTATTGTCTTTTATTGCTTGCCACTACCATGGTTTGAGCATTTTGTATCTTGCCAAAAATTAGGCGAACAATTATGTACACAATCAAATTCAGatttccaattaaaatatactaattgTAATTATCtcaacacatcactcttggcatgattttacttcactgttgtttacaaaacacatcactgctattctgattttacttcactcttgtttacaaaacacatcactcttattctgattttacttcactcttgtttacaaaacacatcactcttattctgattttacttcactcttgtttacaaaacacgtcactcttattctgattttacttcactcttgtttacaaaacacgtcactcttattctgattttacttcactcttgtttacaaaacacatcactcttattctgattttacttcactcttgtttacaaaacacatcactcttattctgattttacttcactcttgtttacaaaacacatcactcttattctgattttacttcactcttgtatacaaaacacgtcactcttattctgattttacttcactcttgtttacaaaacacgtcactcttattctgattttacttcactcttgtttacaaaacacatcactcttattctgattttacttcactcttgtttacaaaacacgtcactcttattctgattttactcttgtttacaaaacacgtcactcttattctgattttacttcactcttgtttacaaaacacgtcactcttattctgattttacttcactcttgtttacaaaacacatcactgctattctgattttacttcactcttgtttacaaaacacgtcactcttattctgattttacttcactcttgtttacaaaacacgtcactcttattctgattttacttcactcttgtttacaaaacacatcactcttattctgattttacttcactcttgtttacaaaacacatcactcttattctaacaAAATACATTAGTATTACTGTTGTTAAGTGAATTGGAAATTAAAACTCATGATTTCCTTCGTGATAGTTGGATAAGTGAACTGGaaattagtagtagtacaaCTGATTAAATTTGAATTGATAAGTTTGCTCAAATTTTGAGATGGTGGTTCATCATACATCATGAGTTGCTATCAACTGATATAGTCTTCGcccaactctctctctcaatcacGCACACAGATAGGGAAGATCCCCCATTCACCATGGCTTCCCTCGCTTCCACGCTCTTCTTCTCCACTCCCTCCCCACCTCCTCTGCCCCCCATCAATCAGCTCCACCACCTGCTTCTCCACCTCCTCCGTCGACAGGATCCCCTCCTCATCCTCCACCGCCCTCACCGCCACCTCCATGTACTCAACGAACACCACCCTGTTGAAGTGATGCTCCGCGTACATCGGCCACACCGCCATCTGCTCCACAAACTTCACCACCATCCCCTCCCCCATCCGCTCCACGAACCCCGCCGGCAGCAGCTCTCAAATCCGGCTCCGGCGGCTTCAGATATCGCCTGCTCCCCGTCGGCGACGACCTCACCACCCATAAAAACCTCTCTCGCTCCTCTACAGCCCCACCGCCACCTCCCTAAACGAGAAGAAGAGAGtagagaagagaagaaaatagaaGAGTGGGAGAAATGATTTTCAGGAATGAGCGACTAATTAGAGTTTAACCCTAATTTTAtttgtgcaatgaccattatacccccgcctctTTATTATTAAGTAAATTAGTGATaggggaactaatttctcctttaaattcaaaaattacatgtattaataatagcccttgattttcttgatcttgtggctatgatttgttctctagttatttggttaaggggtgtttgccatagatcactaccctatatatatatatttatatatatatatatatatatatatatatatatatatatagtcgtgatcatatgataacccctaaatatcgtaataaccctataaccaaatctggaccacacatatttctaatcatgcggttgagattcaaacttagatttacatcataaaaaaaaaaaccgcgggggtaaaactgtcatttatctcttttaatttctgaattttgccaaatatcacgtaaaatgataaaatgataggtttattgcatagaatgatagttttgagattcaaacttagatttgcttcataaaaaaaagtgcgggggtaaaactgtcatttccctcatttaatttctgaatttcgccaaatatcacgtaaaatgataaaatgataggtttattgcatagaatgatagttttgccggatagaatgatactctgagttgataaaatgatacttttgactgactgataaaatgataaaatgataggtttattgtatagaatgatagttttgtcggatagaatgatactctgagttgataaaatgatatttttgactgactgataaaatgataaaatgataggtttattgcatagaatgatagttttgccggatagaatgatactctgagttgataaaatgatacttttagcttataaatgttaggtttactgcataaaatgatagttttgccggatagaatgatactttcagccgatagaatgatagttttgccgggtagaatgatactttcagccgatagaatgataggtatttttggtgtataaaatgacatttttgtttaataaaatgatacttttacctgataaaatgataatctaagcggataaaattacagaaaccttataaaaatgatagtttttccggatagaatgatactctaagttgataaaatgatacttttagcttataaatgttaggtttactgcataaaatgatagttttgccggatagaatgatactttcaggcgatagaatgatagttttgtcgggtagaatgatactttcagccgatagaatgatatgtatttttggtgtataaaatgacatttttgtttaataaaatgatacttttacctgataaaatgataatctaagcggataaaatgacagtaactttataaaaatgatactctgagttgataaaatgatacgtttactgctttgtaggtttgtatattatgtattgtgccgattatattaggtttattgcatagaatgatagttttgccggatagaatgatactctgagttgataaaatgatacttttgactgactgataaaatgataaaaagaaaaatgatatatgttaggtttattgcgtagaatgatactttcagccgatagaatgatactttcagccgatagaatgatagttttgtcgggtagaatgatactttcagccgatagaatgatatgtatttttggtgtataaaatgacatttttgtttaataaaatgatacttttacctgataaaatgataatctaagcggataaaatgacagtaaccttataaaaatgatactctgagttgataaaatgatacgtttactgctttgtaggtttgtatattatgtattgtgccgattacattaggtttattgcatagaatgatagttttgccggatagaatgatactctgagttgataaaatgatacttttgactgactgataaaatgataaaaagaaaaatgatatatgttaggtttattgcgtagaatgatagttttgccggatagaatgatactctgagttcataaaatgatacttttgactgactgataaaatgataaaatgataaaatgataggtttattgcatagaatgatagttttgccggatagaatgatactctgagttgataaaatgatacttttgactgactgataaaatgataaaatgatatatgttaggtttattgcatagaatgatagttttgccggatagaatgatattctgagttgataaaatgatacttttgactgactgctaaaatgataaaatgagcgaaattcagaaattaaatgagcgaaatttggatacgtaaattttatcatgagcgaaatgacatatttacccccacgcttttttttatgaagtaaatctaagtttgaatctagaccacgtgattttaaaaatgtgtggtccagatttagttatagggttattacggaaattggggttatcattataatgcacccctatatatatatatataggattgtgatcaagatagaaccattcttaaacgtagaacaaatgccaaacggaggtcgttagatcttttaatccaatggtgttgatttgcacagcaacttcccattacaaccaaaactattattaatgggtgaatgcagagaagtgaaaaaataaagcatgcatggactcttcttcgtttcattcattcttccatcaacatgtgagttttttcacttgttgagtccggaatgtcgtgaaaacatagtctaatatgtatgatttttaatcttgaccgtcattttttcctcatccaatgaataaaatatgtagagttctaggttctacacttaagaatggttctatctttaacgcaaccctatatatatatatatatatatataggattgtattcaatgtcgaactaattttaaagaccgaaccagagaccaaatctcagccatCCGATTTTATAATCCTGTGGATATAATAAATCATTCaaatcattaattttttaatcttaaaAATCGGCTTAGGGGTTGTATTGGAAGACTGATATTTTCAGTAGTTAATTCTTTCCTAAAATCATACACAATTATATATGGAATATATTGTCAAAATTTGTCCATTATCCCACGTTAATTATTGTAGATAGATAGTAtcactattttcttttcttatacACTCAACCAATATTAATGAAGGATTCAATCACCACCACATCAACAAGGTAGATCAACGAGATTCATAGATTGTCTGCCACACACATTGCTCAAGCTTGGGATTTCATTTCTATTGATTCACGCCTGCAATTACAGCTCCATCATCAATTTACGTTTACAATCACATCTCCATTGTCAAGTCACGTTTGTAATTTCACACAATTCATGCGTCTTCAATTGATCATTGGGTTCTATTCCAACACTAGACAACCAAGAGGATGAAGAGAATGAAtccgaaattaaatttattcaGTTTAAAAAGAAATCAGAGCATTATATAAtacatttaaaaagaaaaatggattaTGGGGAGTGGTTGTTGTGTTATataacttcatcttataatcaaATTTCTTTATCTTTTAGTGTAATAATTTCACTTGAGAAGTGGACATATTTTAGTTATAATGAAAcaaatttcaacaatttaaaataaataatttcatcTTATGACATTATTTCTTCATCTTGTTAAGAATTCAATTCATCTTATATTTTAATCAATTCCCCTTATACATTTAAAATGAATCAGATCTGAACCATTGAAAAAAATCCAAACTCATATCTTGAATGAAGAGCACCAAGAAATCCTAAATTGAGAACTAGTTCCACAATACTAGTAATTTGGTTCACCATGATACACAAAAAATTGAAACCAATGGAAGTTTAGTAGAACCAAATAGATAATCAGTGTGAACCGAATAAGATTTCAAAATACATATGTAAAATCTTATTCGATTGGTTTAATATACAATGAAAATGGATAGTGTATGCTTGAATTAATCTTCTTGTTTTAACTTTCGCCAACATCGCATCCATTTTCCCATTCATATGTAGCTGTGCGCCTGGCCTTGACATTCCTCTTCGTAACAGGCTTCTTGGCATCACACTTCTGGTCTAATACAAttgaaaatacacatattaatCAAATATCCAAAATTTATcccaaataataatttaatatcttCATATTCTAATTTAAACCTTCATAACGTAACAATAATTTCATCTTAtacttttattacttcatctgaGTATTTAAtaacttcatattttaatttaaaccttccaaaaaataatccaaatttgaagcaaacaaaatttgAATCAAATCACTTCATATAACAATGTAAAAACTCCATCTTACACTTAAACTACTTCATCTTTACTGTAATCACCTATCTCTTGATTAGTGTTCATTAACTCCAAAAATCATaaccaaaatagtaaaaaaaaaataaaaaaatgtagacAACAATTGAACCATCCTAGACCATAATCTAAAGACATCGATTGATTTATCTTACCAGTCGTTTCCTTACAGGCGGCAATCTCGGGTATGGCCTACTGGTTTGCGCACCCCCCTTTACACAAGCAACAGTTGTTTTACACGTGTTCAACAATTTCATTACAAAACATATATCTACACTTCACCAGAGACTAAATTCCAACTACAGAATCATCTTTACAACAGAAATAAGCAAAAAAGAACAGAAAATACTAACCACAAATACACTAgaaaatgaatcaaaatttcaaaattatagtATGAAATCACTTCATCCTATCATTAAATTTCTTCATCTTTTAATGTAATAACTTCACCCCGAAAGTGGAAACatttcaattaaaatgaatcaaaaatttcaacaatccaaaataaataacttcATCATATGATATAATTTCTTCATCTTACATTGAAATCAATTCACCTTATACAGTTAAAAAAACATGAAGCTTACTAAATTAACGTATCACTGAACTCACCACCACCAGATCTGGAATGCAGATTCCGCTCATCGACAACCAAAATTCAAAACTTTAGTTTGTAAAGTTTTCATCGAATGGTAAAATtgtagaataaaaataataccgTTAAGTTTGGATCACCTTGTGTCCACCATGGTGATAATTGTTTGATAACTAGGGATAAGAAAACAGACTGATTTGAATGGTGCTGACGTGGTGGGAGAAGACAATTAAAATCGGGCCATCGCGGTGAGGGAGAATACGATTGGAATCGCGCCGCTGGTGTGGGAGAAGATGATTGGTATCGCTCTGCCGCTGTGTGGGAGAAGATGATTTGAGTCGTTCCGCCGCGTGGGAAAAGAAGTGGGGAGTTGAAAAGTGAGGACGAGAAGTGGAAGTGGAAGCGGTGAAATTAAGTTTTACCCTAATTCATGGGTCCTTGTTTTACGCAGAATCAATTTTACTGCTTTAGAAAAAGACTATTATATCCCTTGGctgaaacaaataattaaccGGATGAATGAGGGCATTAAGATGTAGTTTCTTTAATCTCAGCCATTAAAATCTAAATCCAATGATCaatatttagtctctagttctacactaaaGAGGTGTTTGGCATATAAggggacctatatatatatatatatatatatatatatatattagggttgcgttaaagatagaaccattcttaagtgtagaacctagaactctacatattttattcattagaactctacatattttattcattggatggtgataaagatagaaccattcttaaacgtagaaccattcttaaacgtagaacaaatgccaaacggaggtcgttagatcttttaatccaatggtgttgatttgcacaacaacttcccattacaaccaaaactattattaatgggtgaatgcagataagtgaaaaaataaagcatgcatggactcttcttcgtttcattcattcttccatcaacatgtgagttttttcacatgttgagtccagAATGTcatgaaaacatagtctaatatgtatgatttttaatcttgaccgtcattttttcctcatccaatgaataaaatatgtagagttctaggttctacacttaagaatggttctatctttaacgcaactatatagggtcatgataatctacaaaccctctataatacaaactatacaaattttaggcgttgacattgttgacattccccccagtgacagaatttgtattaggcgttgacattgatatCCCCCctagtgacagaatttgtattaggtgttgacattccccccagtgacagaatttaTAGTAGGCGTCGACATTGACATATGAATCCCATTGCTAACCGTTGATTACTTACAAGGAGtgtgtaggattaaagtttgtagtttgtattatagataggggtttgtatttgatcacacctctctctttctctctctctctctctctctctctctatatatatatatatatatatatatatatatatatatatatattagtgatCTAGGGCAAGTGCCCACTAACTACATAACTAtagaacaaatcacagccacaagattaagaaaatcaagggctagtattaatacatgtaattttagaatttaaaggagaaattagttctctctctcacaaatttactccacaataaccaagcgggggtataatggtcagtGATAGCCAAAATTAGGTTACGTCATTgcaaattcaattcatttgaaAGAAACCGCATCGCatcttctcctcttcttctcttctcatCTTCCCTCTTCTCCAAAATCAATGAGTATCACACAAATCGAATGGATTCTGTAATATGTTTGGATCATCTATCCTCTGTTTATTATCATTTCGGACTCGGATTTTTTGCATTTGGAATTTCAAAGAAATATCCGAGAATTTTGCCCTCTTTTTGCTGATTTCCTTCGGCTTCAAAACCTTCTCTTCTCTCTGGTTTCCAATTGATATTTCTAGTGTTGATAGATCAAAAAAGGTCATTGATGCGAAATTGAAGCGAAAATCAGATGGAAAGCATGCCTCTGTATCGGAGAGAGGCGAAATTGCGATTCGGAGGTGACGGCATTGAGGAAATTGGTGAAGATGGAGCAGCGGAGAGCGGATGCGGCTCTCGCGgaggtggagagagagagagagggcggCCTCTGCCACGGCGGTGatgtgatgtgttttgtaaacaagagtgatggaacaacagtgaagtaaaatcatgctaagagtgatgtgttttgtaaacaacagtgaagtaaaatcatgctaagagtgatgtgttttgtaaacaacagtgaagtaaaataatgctaagagtgatgtattttgtaaacaagagtgaagtaaaatcatgctaagagtgatgtgttttgtaaacaacagtgaagtaaaatcattctaatagtgatgtgttttgttaacaagagtgaagtaaaatcatgctaagagtgacttgttttgttaacaagagtgaagtaaaatcaagctaACAGTGAttagacatcaccaaaccgaaccggcccggctgaaccggcccggaaccgtcaccggcggttccgaaccggaaccggaaccgtcggcggcggttccgaaccgtgaccggaaccagcggttccgacgggccggttcaggttcatgaaatttgcgaaccgtaaccggcggttccgaaccgccggttttcaccggaaccggcggttcgccgattccgacaccttttcaggctACCACCGGCTAGacgtagccttttcagaaaccgggtcagaaaccgccggtttttgtcagaaaaccgttgacgaaaccggcggtttctgaccaaaaaccggcggttcaacgagtaaaccggcggtaaaccggcggttccgccggatttcaaaaatttgaaattttttcttttttttttctttttttaatcacatttttcccctataaaaacccctcatcttcattttctacttaccccattcttgtgttgataagaatttctctctcaatctcaatttctctattctccatcctctttctctcaagttgtttacgttatttgcgctcataatttactcacgttgttcttgtttacgttaatatcacataaacactactctctattctctacttccaatttccataatatcatgtcttcatctcgtcgtggtggtgatcggggcaaggaattgcccaagatcaaagtgactctcgtcgtcgtcgtccccttctagagcacaagttgcggaggaggtgggaaggcgagccgctcttcgattacaagtaagttctaaacttctaaattaaatgttttactatgttaatatgttataataagttttaatatgttagtagttttttaatatgtttattatgttatatgatataagttttaatatgttagtaagttttaatatgttttaatatgttatatgataagtttttaatttgagagcaccatttggtatacttgctcggaaaaagattatgtgcggactaccgccttttcttatatccttgtgcaagatggcctattgtggaatgcctcagcgtggtccttcctttgatttatatgttataagttttaatatgttttagtaagttttaatatgttaatatgttttaatatgttttaatatgttttagtaagttttaatatgttttagtaagttttatatgttttaatatgttttagtaagttttaatatgttttaatatgttatatgatatgttttaatgtgtataattctcgtaggaggaagaagatcgaaatgcggccttgttacttgccacCCTCGGCGACGAAGAGCCACATTCGGATTCGCGTTTcgaatacgatgtgaatctatcatcggacgaaggcgacgatggatcgcatcaattcccaccttctagcgccggccaagttggcgaaaatgacGAGGAGGCCGaagctcctcctccttccgggagacaaaagaagaagatgcctccaaagttgaaatccgacatcttcaccaaacattacaagaaggtcccggtggtaatttctaATCCTGATGATTcgaccactaccgtggagacagGCGAGTTCAAAgcttattgcaactattgcgataaagtctatccatttgtaatcggtgggggatatggtactctcacacgccatttgaaggcaaaacaccccgtggaattTGGGCATTCTAGATCCCAAACCCAAATCAACTTCcccgccggctcatcgtctcaaacaggtacgccacTATTTAAATACGATCCCAAAAATACTACCGATaccatggtaagatgggcggcaatgaaacatttgccgttcaatttttttaatgacagaaaatatgaaatgactatgcaacaagcttttaatgttgctgcaaaaagaattccccctctactgctcaaagatctaacaaccggcagtattttgaaaaaaaaatggaaattgcaaagagtctatccaccttggggcacaaagttaatatttgctccgatgtgtggacgga
The Salvia splendens isolate huo1 unplaced genomic scaffold, SspV2 ctg766, whole genome shotgun sequence genome window above contains:
- the LOC121791283 gene encoding uncharacterized protein LOC121791283 — its product is MKEKSSRLKQLISMVGCMTRAKCIAVRSKTDAMRALLMLTSLTLISKKKSFSIATITTKINHIFHHHHHESGDEIDDNDPSKAIVLYSSNSAASCCKDISGGCETIREFYGGGDDDDDKYPDLRHSLFEEEEKELAELLDDPNSQI